In the genome of Mytilus edulis chromosome 3, xbMytEdul2.2, whole genome shotgun sequence, one region contains:
- the LOC139517525 gene encoding 1-deoxyxylulose-5-phosphate synthase YajO-like: MESEKEQCKVEYTHLGKSGLKVSNICLGAMTFGKLEESPMAIFSCPTQADEEKAHGIMDRFVELGGNFIDTANIYCRGQSEHIVGTWLKKKSRDNVVVATKCRFSMSTEPNDQGLSRRHIIKCCEDSLERLQTNYIDLYQTHMWDDATPIEETLRTLDDLVRCGKIRYLGVSNLLGWQTQKVVDYSKFMGLTGFISMQQQYNLLVRHPELEEFQVCKNEGLGVLPWSPLRSGMLTGKYKRDEKMDPKSGRLGYDFEKNSQASYWTKYAKDTYWDIMAVVEKVAKTNGKTAAQIALRWLLQKDVVSSVIIGATSIKQLEENMSVGTGWSISKEDMETLDEASKPESASSYPYEMSRLGNTSRVNKFILKPVVANLL; encoded by the exons ATGGAGTCCGAAAAAGAACAATGCAAGGTGGAATATACGCATCTGGGAAAATCTGGACTAAAAGTATCAAACATATGTCTTGGTGCAATGACTTTTGGCAAGTTGGAAGAAAGTCCTATGGCG attttttcatGCCCAACACAGGCAGACGAAGAAAAGGCTCATGGTATAATGGACCGTTTTGTGGAGCTTGGTGGTAACTTCATCGACACAGCAAATATTTACTGTAGGGGACAATCGGAACACATTGTAGGAACATGGCTTAAAAA gAAGTCCAGGGACAATGTTGTTGTGGCGACGAAATGTCGTTTCTCTATGTCGACGGAGCCAAACGACCAGGGACTCAGTAGACGACACATTATCAAATGTTGTGAAGACAGTCTTGAACGTTTGCAGACAAACTATATAGATCTTTATCAG ACACATATGTGGGACGATGCTACACCAATTGAAGAAACACTCAGGACTCTTGATGATCTGGTCAGGTGTGGAAAGATTCGATATCTTGGAGTTTCAAATTTGCTGGGATGGCAAACACAGAAAGTTGTTGATTATAGCAAGTTTATGGGATTGACGGGTTTTATAAGCATGCAG cAACAATACAACTTGTTAGTTCGACATCCGGAATTGGAAGAATTCCAAGTCTGTAAGAACGAAGGACTTGGTGTTTTACCATGGAGCCCTTTAAGAag TGGTATGCTCACTGGAAAATACAAACGAGATGAAAAGATGGACCCAAAGAGTGGCCGTTTAGGTTATGATTTTGAAAAGAATTCCCAGGCTTCCTATTGGACGAAATATGCTAAGGACACTTACTGGGATATTATGGCAGTTGTAGAAAAAGTAGCAAAGACAAACG GTAAAACAGCGGCACAGATAGCGTTGCGATGGCTGTTGCAGAAAGACGTCGTATCATCTGTAATAATCGGTGCCACATCAATTAAACAGTTAGAGGAAAATATGTCTGTAGGAACTGGCTGGAGCATTTCTAAAGAAGAT ATGGAGACATTAGATGAAGCTTCAAAACCAGAAAGTGCGAGCAGTTACCCGTATGAAATGTCGAGGTTGGGAAATACATCACGTGTaaacaaatttattctaaaaccagtcgTCGCAAATCTCTTATAA
- the LOC139517524 gene encoding uncharacterized protein, translating into MAEAFITAIISASEEANSPKATPSRSDNKNEKSSGKQTGSRKKTTSKSRKASSTCAKEVSEEPETMSTTGLSVNIENELRAEISSVKETVNSVNSRMDIFLPLFEKFVSQTVTSGGQIETDREIATSGGQNISQDSRDIATSGGQNSLRHASVANHDNDIDDAISLQPDRDERRGLDLDLDSDNESQHSSVKNSTHNRFQRYSVVDKDSLDTENVSRDILGDIFGEDAKTKPDKSEAGIVLDQSQINILNQSWHCDNPLLLSTYKEEYRASFPVSDKSADILNLPKLDDITQTLLCKRHGPNAGKAHNKLFSKPEKIFENMAFKGQSAARMGLIITAYMQQALGSLMEKLNDSEPNIDLLVQMVKDIFAMSVKSMDQTARTGAFHHLIRRKATLLDTGLEDITELNDKFLSLKLSSDGVLGKDFEEKLKNRSETNKQIKDLLPELTRKSATSTSSFKRKSAIIHTSQDTNGPKVAKNDFSNFRIPKVAAKPSENKGGFKPNFRRFGSGRKEADGEKKGSFRGNGRSK; encoded by the coding sequence ATGGCAGAAGCTTTCATTACGGCCATTATTTCGGCAAGTGAAGAAGCAAATTCTCCTAAAGCTACTCCGTCTCGCTCTGATAATAAAAACGAGAAATCGTCAGGTAAACAGACCGGAAGTCGTAAAAAGACGACAAGTAAGTCTCGTAAAGCTAGCAGCACGTGTGCTAAAGAAGTATCAGAGGAACCGGAGACAATGTCAACAACAGGTTTGTctgtaaacatagaaaatgaattgAGGGCAGAAATTTCTAGTGTCAAAGAGACTGTTAATTCGGTGAATTCTCGAATGGACATTTTTCTACCTCTTTTCGAGAAGTTCGTTTCTCAAACTGTCACTTCAGGTGGACAAATAGAAACGGACAGAGAAATTGCCACTTCAGGTGGGCAGAACATTTCTCAGGACTCGAGGGACATTGCCACGTCAGGTGGGCAAAATTCTCTCAGACATGCTAGTGTTGCAAATCATGATAATGACATTGATGATGCAATTTCCCTTCAACCAGATAGAGACGAAAGAAGGGGTCTTGATTTAGATTTAGATTCTGACAATGAATCCCAACATTCTTCTGTGAAAAACAGTACACACAACCGTTTTCAGAGATATTCGGTAGTTGATAAGGACTCTCTTGATACTGAAAATGTCAGTAGAGATATCCTTGGTGACATTTTTGGTGAAGATGCCAAAACTAAACCAGACAAATCTGAAGCTGGTATTGTTCTGGATCAAAGTCAGattaatattttgaatcaatCATGGCACTGTGATAATCCTTTATTATTGTCAACTTATAAAGAGGAATATAGGGCTAGTTTTCCAGTGAGTGATAAATCAGCTGATATTCTTAACTTACCAAAACTAGATGACATTACTCAAACTTTACTGTGTAAACGACATGGTCCTAATGCTGGTAAAGCTCataataaacttttttctaaacccgagaaaatttttgaaaatatggcTTTCAAAGGTCAGTCAGCAGCTAGAATGGGTTTGATTATAACGGCATACATGCAACAAGCCTTGGGTTCATTAATGGAAAAACTCAATGATTCTGAACCAAATATTGATTTACTTGTACAAATGGTCAAAGACATTTTTGCCATGTCAGTGAAATCTATGGATCAAACAGCTAGAACAGGTGCATTTCATCATCTGATCCGTAGGAAAGCTACTTTGTTAGATACAGGTCTAGAGGACATAACTGAGCTTAATGATAAGTTTTTATCTCTTAAATTGTCAAGTGATGGTGTTCTTGGGAAAGATTTTGAAGAGAAACTGAAAAATCGTTcagagacaaacaaacaaatcaaaGATTTACTACCAGAGTTAACTCGTAAATCAGCTACCTCAACTTCAAGTTTTAAGAGGAAGAGTGCTATCATTCATACTAGCCAAGACACTAATGGTCCTAAAGTAGCTAAAAATGACTTTTCCAATTTTCGTATTCCTAAGGTAGCAGCTAAACCTAGTGAAAACAAAGGTGGATTTAAACCTAATTTCAGACGCTTTGGTTCTGGTAGAAAAGAGGCTGATGGTGAAAAGAAAGGTTCTTTTCGTGGCAATGGTAGATCTAAATGA
- the LOC139515442 gene encoding uncharacterized protein, with translation MHRINSKCKTLYETNSVTPPLSLETSLSKSRNKNSFFKTSKRSPQMVVKNRKFGHRQINNTLGNVNNSNNRRIKFRVRRSHQQQSHSSGYMVSRRKTSPHKFFRNGGSFSNCKTFSPKFDKQKCSYSVRQFNRCSLHKQTRRHSFSSAVYENLETLAISARKSNFSESCTHCRKKEHSSRPFKQGKNSTNGMVIKQRDNTCNVSDLGDTSHRSFRLCEKSTNTDLLLLEPRPSGLCNRCSNNSLEQHVCICLPSNLSNTKNTSTHDKVQLSVNSNSPTLAAQTLVHKSSEVHNRLSKEPASQGGSITPAKNKHISSKSSSIQSDCMVFIDKQFKEKGFSKETRKLLRASWRSGTQKDYSVKFRKFNSWCSRREIDPYSASLTEAAEFLTYLFSEGLQYRTIAGYRSMLSSFLAPIGKIPVGQHPYITRLIKGVFNSRPPKVVLLPEWDLPLVLKKLKQAPFEPMKHAHLKFISWKTAFLIAITSFRRCSDLQSLCIGEESIVVQKKGVTFVRHGLSKQDRPKHFGSKIFIPSYQSDKLLDPKRSIYYYLKKTAPFRNSDSEFENKLFLSFIEPHKPVTSQTISSWIVNAIKCAYNEKDKKFRAHSTRALGPSWALFNGASVKSIMDTADWTKESTFTRFYLRHIDVEVLNSV, from the coding sequence ATGCATAGAATTAATTCCAAATGCAAGACTCTTTATGAGACCAATTCAGTTACACCTCCTTTATCATTGGAAACCAGTTTGTCAAAATCTAGGAATAAAAATTCCTTTTTCAAAACATCTAAAAGGTCACCTCAGATGgtggttaaaaatagaaaatttggtCATAGGCAGATCAATAACACCTTGGGAAACGTCAATAACAGTAACAACAGACGCATCAAATTCAGGGTACGGAGGTCACATCAACAACAGTCTCATAGTTCAGGGTACATGGTCAGTAGAAGAAAAACTTCTCCACATAAATTCTTTAGAAATGGAGGCAGTTTTTCTAACTGTAAAACATTTTCTcccaaatttgataaacaaaaatgttcTTATTCGGTCAGACAATTCAACCGTTGTTcgttacataaacaaacaaggAGGCACTCGTTCTCCTCAGCTGTGTATGAGAACTTGGAAACTTTGGCAATTAGCGCTAGAAAATCAAATTTTTCTGAAAGCTGCACACATTGCAGGAAAAAAGAACATTCTAGCAGACCATTTAAGCAGGGTAAAAATTCAACCAACGGAATGGTCATTAAACAAAGAGATAACACATGCAATGTTTCAGATTTGGGAGACACCTCACATAGATCTTTTCGCCTCTGCGAAAAATCGACAAACACAGATCTATTGCTCCTGGAACCCAGACCCTCAGGCTTATGCAATAGATGCTCTAACAATTCCTTGGAACAACATGTATGCATATGCTTACCCTCCAATTTGTCTAATACCAAAAATACTTCAACACATGACAAAGTACAATTGTCAGTTAATTCTAATAGCCCCACATTGGCCGCGCAGACATTGGTACACAAATCTTCTGAAGTACATAATAGATTATCCAAGGAGCCTGCCAGTCAGGGAGGATCTATTACACCAgccaaaaacaaacatatttcatCCAAATCCAGCAGTATTCAATCTGACTGCATGGTTTTTATCGACAAACAGTTTAAAGAGAAAGGTTTTTCTAAAGAAACTAGAAAATTACTCAGAGCCTCATGGCGCTCTGGGACTCAAAAAGATTACTCTGTCAAATTTCGAAAATTCAATAGCTGGTGTAGTAGACGGGAAATTGATCCCTATAGTGCCTCTTTGACGGAGGCGGCTGagtttttgacatatttattcTCAGAAGGTCTTCAGTATAGAACCATAGCTGGTTATAGATCTATGTTATCCTCATTCCTAGCTCCAATTGGGAAAATTCCAGTAGGACAACATCCTTATATAACTCGTCTTATAAAGGGTGTTTTTAACTCGAGACCTCCAAAAGTAGTGCTTTTACCTGAATGGGACTTAcccttagttttaaaaaaattaaaacaagcacCTTTTGAACCAATGAAACATGCTcatttgaagtttatttcttgGAAAACTGCATTTTTAATTGCAATTACTTCTTTCAGGAGATGCAGTGACTTACAATCTTTGTGTATTGGAGAAGAGTCGATTGTTGTGCAGAAGAAAGGAGTGACTTTTGTTCGTCATGGACTATCAAAACAGGATAGACCAAAACATTTTGGCAGCAAGATTTTTATTCCGTCTTATCAATCAGATAAATTATTAGATCCGAAGCgttctatttattattatttgaagaaaactgCACCTTTTAGAAACTCTGACAGTGAGTTTGAGAACaagttgtttttatcttttattgaaCCGCATAAACCGGTTACATCACAGACTATTTCGTCTTGGATTGTTAATGCAATTAAATGTGCTtacaatgaaaaagacaaaaaatttcGTGCTCATTCTACAAGAGCCTTGGGCCCATCTTGGGCACTTTTTAACGGCGCATCTGTGAAGTCTATTATGGACACAGCAGACTGGACAAAGGAATCAACCTTTACTCGTTTTTATTTACGTCACATAGATGTTGAAGTTTTAAATTCTGTGTAA